A genome region from Sander vitreus isolate 19-12246 chromosome 21, sanVit1, whole genome shotgun sequence includes the following:
- the LOC144536677 gene encoding arginase, hepatic-like codes for MKGTCKEHVRNIVKKPIHLSYDIDAIDPSITPATGTPVVGGLTYREGVYIAEHLGQTGLLSAVDMVEVNPLRGQSDEDVRSTVSTAVDLLLGCFGRLREGNHSPDYRLPEP; via the exons AGTGAAGAAACCGATCCACCTGAGCTACGACATCGATGCCATCGACCCCTCTATTACCCCTGCAACAGGTACACCTGTAGTCGGAGGGCTCACCTACAGAGAGGGAGTCTACATAGCTGAACATCTCGGTCAGACAG GTCTTCTGTCGGCAGTGGACATGGTGGAGGTGAATCctctgaggggtcaaagtgacGAGGATGTCCGGTCCACAGTCAGCACGGCGGTGGATCTTCTGCTCGGATGTTTCGGACGCCTCCGTGAGGGAAACCACTCACCGGATTACCGCCTGCCCGAGCCTTGA